A genome region from Wielerella bovis includes the following:
- a CDS encoding DUF6882 domain-containing protein has translation MTHQAEIAQLYIEYALAAFAKQHVLSYFNGKYLLPITKQPPAQMDWQTGNLKFDNGFTTQAQCMGRFDDQGMWHWAWADETLPESLRQDALALKAYGEQHHINCFRQPELPITWQQREQLAAIATVLCGADAYHIEQKRKLPESGNRVFTLRQPELAAIGQDNSRGFHSHIIAEFAYYHQYVADKRAPYRQAVAAYLTQQGYDVQQDGSNLSARRGDDVLHYVFHENGRAHNCWDFDKQKNGAPVLSDVCEVLPQMQLYPDIQDVFQAQQASWVGKHLLPCFTLDLAVLRPDWAGRKIHMLLPCEPEEGYIGEATEVAHNEFCGTNWLALRLDEQNRCEFLASEAYFQAACEPDNDSLQEHIAAQHDTFQSYRAEREANGKDDETVLINRLGGKIQEGNWTFDPPLPTAFACDTNAEYYRYENSRQNGIKLLQQQIDGTDAVRISYQGKPFYFICSSSGWAWAEYGADDMLLFYEPESRTVLMTFDYT, from the coding sequence ATGACACACCAAGCCGAAATAGCGCAACTTTATATCGAATACGCCCTTGCCGCGTTTGCCAAACAGCATGTTTTATCGTATTTCAACGGCAAATACCTGTTGCCGATTACCAAACAGCCTCCTGCACAAATGGATTGGCAAACAGGCAACCTGAAATTCGACAACGGTTTTACCACACAAGCACAATGCATGGGGCGTTTTGACGACCAAGGTATGTGGCATTGGGCATGGGCAGACGAGACTTTGCCAGAAAGCTTGCGCCAAGATGCGCTTGCACTCAAAGCCTACGGCGAACAGCATCATATAAACTGTTTCAGGCAGCCTGAATTGCCCATAACATGGCAGCAACGCGAACAACTTGCCGCCATTGCGACAGTATTATGTGGTGCGGATGCGTATCATATTGAACAGAAAAGAAAACTGCCTGAATCGGGCAATCGTGTGTTTACTTTGCGCCAACCTGAATTGGCAGCAATCGGGCAGGACAACAGCCGCGGTTTTCACAGCCACATCATTGCCGAATTTGCCTATTATCATCAATATGTTGCCGATAAACGTGCGCCGTATCGGCAAGCCGTTGCCGCTTATCTGACACAACAGGGGTACGACGTGCAGCAAGATGGCAGCAATTTGTCTGCACGGCGCGGTGATGATGTGCTGCATTATGTGTTTCATGAAAACGGTCGGGCGCACAACTGCTGGGATTTTGACAAGCAGAAAAACGGGGCGCCCGTATTGTCCGATGTGTGCGAAGTGCTGCCGCAAATGCAACTTTATCCTGATATTCAAGATGTTTTCCAAGCACAGCAGGCTTCTTGGGTGGGCAAACATTTGCTGCCCTGTTTTACGCTGGATTTGGCGGTATTGCGCCCCGATTGGGCAGGCAGAAAAATCCACATGCTGCTGCCCTGCGAACCCGAGGAAGGCTACATCGGCGAAGCCACCGAAGTCGCACACAACGAATTTTGCGGCACCAATTGGCTGGCATTGCGTTTGGATGAACAAAACCGCTGTGAATTTTTGGCTAGCGAAGCGTATTTTCAGGCTGCCTGCGAACCTGATAATGATTCATTACAGGAACACATTGCCGCCCAACACGATACATTCCAATCCTACCGCGCCGAGCGCGAAGCAAATGGCAAAGACGATGAAACCGTACTCATCAACCGCTTGGGTGGCAAAATCCAAGAAGGCAATTGGACATTTGACCCGCCACTGCCCACCGCATTTGCGTGCGACACCAATGCCGAGTATTACCGTTACGAAAACAGCCGCCAAAACGGCATCAAATTGTTGCAACAGCAAATTGACGGCACCGATGCCGTGCGCATCAGTTATCAGGGAAAACCGTTTTATTTTATTTGTTCCAGCTCAGGTTGGGCATGGGCAGAATACGGTGCAGATGATATGCTATTGTTTTATGAACCAGAAAGCCGAACTGTTTTAATGACATTTGACTACACTTGA